In the genome of Nonlabens sp. MB-3u-79, one region contains:
- a CDS encoding ABC transporter ATP-binding protein — MSEKKVTILSAFKTIIWPRRKLVFIGLFLIVISKAASFVAPLSLKYLMDDIIPNKNVEFLKGLVAAVALAILVQAITSFLLTKILSVQAQYMISELRAQVQKKVLSLPIRFFDNTKSGALVSRIMNDVEGVRNLIGTGLVQLVGGSITALVSLVLLLRISWTMTLFTLIPLAIFALIALKAFKIIRPIFRNRGVINAEVTGRLTETLGGVRVIKGFNAEEQENKIFEEGVERLFQNVKKSLTATAIITSSSTFLLGLATTGIMGIGGYKIMMEELTIGDFLTFTFLLGLMIAPIVQMSNIGSQLTEALAGLDRTEELMNMTPESDEENRTEYLENFEGHIVFNNVSFAYEENKEVLHNINFEAKPGEVIALVGSSGSGKSTIAGLAATFLNPQSGTITVDRQDIATINLNSFRKHLGVVLQDEFLFEGTIRQNILFPRPNATEEELKAAVKAAYVNEFTDRFDEGLDTLIGERGVKLSGGQRQRIAIARAVLANPKVLILDEATSNLDTESEALIQKSLAELTKGRTTFVIAHRLSTIRKADQILVIENGRIAEQGTHDELISSEGRYYNLFTYQARI; from the coding sequence ATGTCAGAAAAAAAAGTAACTATTTTAAGTGCCTTCAAAACCATTATTTGGCCCAGAAGGAAACTCGTTTTTATAGGATTATTTTTAATTGTAATAAGTAAAGCAGCTAGCTTTGTGGCACCCTTATCTCTTAAATATTTAATGGATGATATCATTCCTAATAAAAATGTGGAGTTTCTCAAAGGCTTAGTTGCAGCGGTAGCCTTAGCCATTTTAGTCCAAGCGATTACTTCCTTTCTTCTCACTAAAATATTAAGTGTACAAGCGCAGTATATGATTTCTGAACTGAGAGCGCAAGTTCAAAAAAAGGTACTGTCATTACCTATTCGATTTTTTGACAATACCAAGTCTGGTGCTCTGGTATCAAGAATTATGAACGATGTAGAAGGGGTTCGTAATTTAATAGGAACTGGACTGGTACAATTAGTAGGGGGCTCCATAACCGCCTTGGTATCATTAGTCTTGCTATTACGCATTAGCTGGACGATGACCTTATTTACCCTAATCCCATTGGCGATTTTTGCTCTAATTGCATTAAAGGCATTTAAAATCATACGACCAATTTTTAGAAATAGAGGTGTCATTAACGCTGAGGTCACAGGTAGGTTAACAGAAACATTAGGTGGTGTAAGAGTCATAAAAGGTTTTAATGCCGAAGAGCAAGAAAACAAAATATTTGAAGAAGGTGTAGAACGACTATTTCAAAATGTGAAAAAAAGTTTAACGGCGACAGCTATTATCACCAGTTCTTCGACCTTTTTATTGGGTCTAGCTACAACAGGAATCATGGGAATAGGGGGTTATAAAATCATGATGGAAGAGTTAACTATAGGAGATTTTTTAACCTTTACTTTTTTATTAGGATTGATGATTGCACCGATCGTGCAAATGAGCAATATAGGTAGTCAACTGACAGAAGCTCTAGCAGGTCTAGACCGAACTGAAGAATTAATGAATATGACGCCTGAATCTGACGAAGAGAATCGAACGGAATATTTAGAGAACTTTGAGGGTCATATTGTATTTAACAACGTCTCTTTTGCGTACGAAGAAAACAAAGAAGTATTGCATAACATCAATTTTGAAGCAAAACCAGGTGAGGTCATTGCTCTGGTAGGTAGTTCAGGTTCTGGAAAAAGTACGATTGCAGGACTTGCGGCAACCTTTTTAAATCCTCAGTCGGGCACCATAACTGTCGATAGGCAAGATATAGCAACGATCAATCTCAATAGTTTTAGAAAACATCTAGGAGTCGTTTTACAAGATGAGTTCCTTTTTGAAGGTACGATAAGGCAAAATATCCTTTTCCCTAGACCTAATGCCACAGAAGAAGAACTAAAAGCAGCTGTAAAAGCTGCCTATGTAAACGAGTTTACCGACCGATTTGACGAAGGCCTAGATACATTAATAGGCGAACGTGGAGTAAAACTGTCAGGCGGTCAACGTCAACGTATTGCCATTGCAAGAGCTGTACTAGCAAATCCAAAAGTTTTAATTTTAGATGAAGCTACCTCTAATCTAGATACAGAAAGTGAAGCATTAATTCAAAAAAGTCTGGCAGAATTGACTAAAGGAAGAACCACCTTTGTCATCGCACACCGATTAAGTACTATTAGAAAAGCAGATCAGATTTTAGTGATAGAAAATGGCCGCATTGCCGAACAGGGAACGCATGACGAATTGATTTCTAGTGAAGGTAGGTATTACAATTTGTTTACCTATCAGGCGCGCATTTAA
- a CDS encoding DUF6642 family protein → MSKLALPITDVENFIYCLEVVPDADTSETTEVVKILEDIAINQNITSIYKACDTIEGLEESLSYLLHDDHNFKDYEIIYLVLSGDANNVLINNYYYSMEEIAELFEGKLDGKVIHFANKKILDLSDEESQYFIDVTGARAISGYGYPSESVSSAFTIDRLFFSQFYKNDDLKEVVERMYDKHSKLCTLLGFRLYY, encoded by the coding sequence ATGAGTAAGTTAGCATTGCCTATAACAGATGTCGAAAATTTTATCTATTGCCTAGAGGTAGTTCCTGATGCCGATACATCAGAAACAACAGAAGTAGTAAAAATCCTTGAAGACATTGCTATAAACCAAAACATAACCAGCATCTACAAAGCATGTGATACTATAGAAGGTCTAGAAGAAAGCCTGAGTTATTTACTTCACGACGACCATAATTTTAAAGATTATGAGATCATATATCTCGTTTTGTCAGGAGACGCAAATAATGTCCTCATCAATAATTATTACTATAGTATGGAAGAGATCGCTGAGCTTTTTGAAGGTAAGTTAGATGGTAAAGTCATCCATTTTGCTAATAAAAAGATTTTAGATCTGTCTGATGAAGAGTCTCAATACTTTATTGATGTTACAGGAGCTCGAGCCATTTCTGGATATGGATATCCTTCAGAAAGTGTGTCCAGTGCCTTTACCATAGATCGCTTGTTTTTTAGTCAGTTTTATAAAAATGATGACCTTAAAGAAGTCGTCGAGCGCATGTACGATAAACACAGTAAATTATGTACGTTGCTAGGTTTTAGATTGTACTATTAG
- a CDS encoding REP-associated tyrosine transposase, protein MSRKYKFHNKSGAYFVSFATVNWIDVFTRDVYLNILADSIDYCRKNKSMELYAYCFMPSHVHFIFRSSIDQPSELLRDFKKHTAKKVLNAIIENPQESRKEWLLWMFERAGKKNSNTSKYQFWQHHNKPIELWSPDVLKQKLDYIHNNPVVSGFVIDQVDWKYSSARNFQEDHTVLEIDDIGFMG, encoded by the coding sequence ATGAGTAGAAAGTATAAATTTCATAATAAGAGTGGAGCATATTTTGTAAGTTTTGCAACAGTAAACTGGATAGATGTTTTTACAAGAGATGTTTATTTAAATATCCTTGCAGACAGTATAGACTATTGTAGAAAAAATAAATCTATGGAACTATATGCCTATTGTTTCATGCCTAGTCACGTTCATTTTATTTTTAGATCCTCGATAGACCAACCTTCAGAATTATTAAGAGACTTTAAAAAACATACGGCAAAAAAAGTTCTAAATGCTATAATAGAAAACCCTCAAGAAAGCAGAAAAGAATGGCTTTTATGGATGTTTGAGCGTGCTGGAAAGAAAAATAGCAACACGTCAAAATATCAATTTTGGCAACATCATAACAAGCCTATTGAGTTGTGGAGTCCTGACGTACTTAAACAGAAACTAGACTACATTCATAATAACCCAGTTGTATCAGGTTTTGTTATCGACCAAGTAGATTGGAAGTACTCCAGTGCCAGAAACTTTCAAGAAGATCACACCGTACTGGAAATTGATGATATAGGTTTTATGGGGTAA